A single region of the Thermovenabulum gondwanense genome encodes:
- the murA gene encoding UDP-N-acetylglucosamine 1-carboxyvinyltransferase, with protein sequence MGRYTGFDSRILIFSGGNKLSKFIIEGGRKLSGKIKVSSAKNAVLPVLAATLLTSGECVIEDVPELEDVNVMREVIASLGAKCGQRERKFIINSAHINSFEAPYELVRKMRASFLVMGPLLARFGKAKISMPGGCAIGSRPIDLHLKGFSALGAKINLGHGYVEASAEKLMGATIYLDFPSVGATENIMMAAVLAQGQTIIENAAKEPEIIDLANFLNSMGAKIRGAGTDIIKIEGVKELSGISYTVIPDRIEAGTYLVAGAITGSEILVENVLSEHLKPVIAKLIECGCQIFEEEDKILIIGNSNPNPVDIKTMPYPGFPTDMQAQMMAYLSLCKGTSMVIETVFENRFMHVEELKRMGARIKIEGRSAVIEGVEKLTGAPVKATDLRAGAALILAGLAAQGVTEVLNSYHVDRGYENIVEKLSSLGAKIERAE encoded by the coding sequence ATGGGTAGGTATACCGGTTTTGACAGCAGAATTTTAATTTTTTCGGGGGGAAATAAATTGTCCAAGTTTATTATAGAAGGTGGTAGAAAATTATCCGGAAAGATAAAGGTCAGCAGTGCAAAAAATGCCGTTCTTCCGGTGCTTGCAGCTACTTTGCTTACAAGTGGTGAGTGTGTTATCGAGGATGTTCCTGAACTTGAGGATGTAAACGTTATGAGGGAGGTCATCGCTTCCTTAGGAGCTAAATGTGGTCAAAGGGAAAGAAAATTCATTATTAATTCTGCTCATATAAATTCCTTTGAAGCCCCCTATGAACTGGTGCGAAAGATGAGGGCTTCTTTTCTGGTGATGGGACCATTGCTTGCAAGGTTTGGGAAGGCAAAAATCTCCATGCCCGGTGGCTGTGCCATAGGGAGCCGGCCTATAGACCTGCATTTAAAGGGCTTCAGTGCACTGGGAGCTAAAATAAACTTAGGGCACGGGTATGTAGAGGCGTCAGCCGAAAAATTGATGGGTGCCACCATTTATTTGGATTTTCCCAGCGTAGGGGCTACCGAAAACATAATGATGGCAGCGGTGCTCGCTCAGGGACAGACGATAATAGAGAATGCTGCCAAAGAGCCCGAGATAATAGATCTGGCGAATTTTTTAAATTCCATGGGAGCAAAGATAAGGGGAGCTGGTACGGATATAATAAAAATAGAAGGAGTTAAAGAACTTTCGGGAATATCCTATACGGTAATTCCCGACAGGATAGAAGCGGGAACGTATCTTGTAGCAGGTGCAATTACCGGCAGCGAGATTCTGGTAGAAAATGTCCTTTCAGAACATTTAAAGCCCGTAATAGCAAAGTTAATTGAGTGCGGATGCCAAATATTTGAAGAAGAGGATAAAATCTTAATTATCGGTAATTCAAATCCCAATCCGGTGGACATAAAAACAATGCCCTATCCGGGCTTTCCGACGGATATGCAGGCTCAAATGATGGCTTATTTGTCTTTATGTAAAGGGACCAGTATGGTCATAGAGACGGTATTTGAAAATAGATTCATGCACGTGGAAGAGTTAAAGAGGATGGGTGCCAGGATAAAGATAGAAGGAAGAAGTGCTGTTATAGAAGGTGTGGAAAAGTTGACTGGGGCGCCGGTCAAAGCAACGGATTTAAGGGCCGGTGCGGCGTTGATACTGGCGGGGCTTGCAGCGCAGGGAGTTACGGAAGTTTTGAATTCCTACCATGTGGACAGGGGTTATGAAAATATCGTGGAAAAGCTATCATCCCTTGGAGCGAAGATTGAAAGGGCCGAGTAA
- a CDS encoding YwmB family TATA-box binding protein, with translation MKTLKLITALLMITGITFLSAVYYIYADSYSKKSGYEAVYDFFKSKGAENITYDLTDWSIISKDYKDIHMLKSLFQEIEKDLFTKLTDLKGEEQGNTSYLIAEGYKNDSTYVKVVLQSFQIPPGFEEKGQTFIAVNVMGNNFNDFESNKNILKKIIEKYGGKSRITTCFYGQIYSKLDNKGQNSIIEELKKKLKLDYCDISNEDQVFTLRGYSGLFEENILIMDKIYNVEVEITEEEEKNAAIIWVGIPVLTAEF, from the coding sequence ATGAAAACCTTAAAACTGATTACTGCACTGCTGATGATTACCGGAATTACTTTTTTATCGGCCGTTTATTATATTTACGCCGACTCCTATTCGAAGAAAAGCGGCTATGAAGCAGTTTACGATTTTTTTAAATCAAAAGGGGCAGAGAACATTACCTATGACCTCACCGATTGGTCCATAATTTCGAAAGACTATAAGGACATCCACATGCTCAAATCCCTTTTTCAAGAAATAGAAAAGGACCTTTTTACAAAATTGACCGATTTAAAGGGAGAAGAACAGGGTAATACAAGTTATTTAATAGCAGAAGGGTATAAAAATGATAGTACATATGTAAAGGTGGTCCTTCAAAGCTTTCAAATTCCTCCAGGCTTTGAAGAAAAGGGTCAGACTTTTATTGCTGTAAATGTCATGGGTAATAATTTCAATGACTTTGAGTCGAATAAAAACATCCTTAAAAAAATAATCGAGAAATATGGCGGAAAATCAAGAATTACCACTTGTTTTTATGGACAAATTTATAGTAAATTAGATAATAAGGGACAAAATAGTATTATCGAGGAGCTCAAGAAAAAACTTAAGCTGGATTACTGCGATATCTCCAATGAGGATCAAGTTTTCACCCTTCGCGGGTACAGCGGGTTATTTGAAGAAAACATCCTCATTATGGATAAAATTTACAATGTGGAAGTGGAAATAACCGAAGAAGAAGAAAAAAATGCCGCCATTATATGGGTAGGTATACCGGTTTTGACAGCAGAATTTTAA
- a CDS encoding flagellar hook-basal body protein, which translates to MIRGLYISSFGMKKGMQKVDVISNNIANIDTRGFKKDKPVFSSFPEMELYRFESSKKDYTMPPSYIGTLPLGVSLIDIYLDPSRGMLEEKKDPFNLSLVDEEQGFINFFTVNTPEGLRYTRNGTFTLNSEGYLVTTEGYNVIGENGPVRLDKGDFIVTEEGEIFQGGERKDVLRVVSFRPEEVEKAGEGLYTSTSQSRPGNAKVLQGFIEKSNVNPVYEMVELISAFRAYEASQRAVKAMDDTLGLAVNEIAKV; encoded by the coding sequence TTGATCAGGGGGCTTTATATTTCTTCCTTCGGCATGAAGAAGGGGATGCAAAAGGTTGACGTGATCTCTAATAACATTGCCAACATTGATACAAGGGGGTTTAAAAAGGACAAGCCCGTTTTTTCCTCTTTTCCGGAGATGGAACTTTACAGGTTTGAAAGCTCTAAAAAAGATTATACCATGCCTCCTTCCTACATAGGCACCTTACCCCTGGGAGTAAGCCTTATAGATATTTATTTAGATCCATCCAGGGGTATGCTGGAAGAGAAGAAGGACCCTTTCAATTTATCACTGGTGGATGAGGAACAGGGTTTTATAAATTTTTTTACCGTTAATACACCGGAAGGGTTAAGGTACACCCGGAATGGGACCTTTACCCTGAACAGCGAGGGTTATCTTGTAACAACGGAAGGATATAATGTAATCGGAGAAAACGGGCCTGTTAGATTGGACAAGGGAGATTTTATAGTAACCGAAGAAGGTGAAATTTTCCAGGGGGGCGAAAGAAAGGATGTTTTAAGGGTGGTATCCTTTCGCCCGGAGGAAGTGGAAAAAGCGGGGGAGGGACTTTATACTTCCACTTCCCAGTCCCGACCGGGAAATGCTAAGGTTTTACAGGGTTTTATAGAAAAATCCAATGTAAATCCTGTTTATGAAATGGTAGAATTGATAAGTGCCTTCAGGGCTTACGAAGCAAGCCAGAGGGCGGTAAAAGCCATGGACGATACCCTGGGGCTTGCCGTTAACGAAATAGCAAAGGTTTAA
- the mreB gene encoding rod shape-determining protein MreB, which produces MDIGIDLGTATVLVYVRGKGIVLQEPSVVALDKDSGKLLAVGEQARKMIGRTPGNIVALRPLREGVIADYTTTEMMLKHFLGKVIQKKLIRPRVMVCVPAVITEVEKRAVIEAATAAGARQTFLIEEPVAAAIGAGVDISKPVGNMVVDIGGGTTDIAVLSLGGIVCGSSIRIAGDKFDEAIIKYVRKEFNLAIGERTAEEVKMTIATVYPQEGEEQELEIRGRSLISGLPQTVKITSSQTCEALAEPVERIIEAIFSVLEKTPPELAADLTEKGIVMTGGGSLLKGLDKLIAKKTNIPVYVAEDPVSCVALGAGKALEYLDANKGVKISMFSMRR; this is translated from the coding sequence ATGGACATAGGCATTGATTTGGGAACCGCAACTGTACTTGTTTATGTAAGGGGCAAAGGAATAGTGCTCCAGGAACCTTCTGTAGTGGCATTGGACAAGGATTCCGGCAAACTCCTCGCCGTTGGTGAGCAGGCGAGAAAGATGATAGGCAGGACGCCGGGAAATATAGTTGCTCTTAGACCTTTAAGAGAAGGCGTAATTGCCGATTATACCACAACGGAAATGATGCTGAAGCATTTTTTGGGGAAGGTTATCCAGAAAAAATTGATAAGGCCAAGGGTAATGGTGTGCGTCCCGGCGGTTATCACTGAAGTGGAAAAAAGGGCTGTCATTGAGGCTGCTACTGCAGCGGGTGCCCGACAGACCTTTTTGATAGAAGAGCCCGTAGCTGCTGCCATAGGAGCGGGAGTGGACATATCAAAACCCGTTGGCAATATGGTGGTGGATATTGGCGGGGGTACAACGGATATTGCCGTATTATCCCTCGGCGGCATAGTATGCGGATCCTCCATAAGGATTGCAGGCGATAAATTTGATGAAGCCATAATCAAGTACGTCAGAAAGGAATTTAATCTGGCTATCGGAGAGAGAACGGCGGAAGAAGTTAAAATGACCATAGCTACGGTATACCCCCAGGAGGGGGAAGAACAGGAACTGGAGATAAGAGGAAGAAGCCTCATTAGCGGCCTTCCTCAAACGGTAAAGATAACCTCATCGCAGACCTGCGAGGCCTTAGCCGAACCTGTAGAGAGGATTATAGAAGCTATTTTTAGCGTTTTAGAGAAGACTCCTCCCGAGTTAGCTGCTGACCTGACGGAAAAAGGTATCGTGATGACGGGTGGAGGTTCGCTGCTGAAAGGGCTGGATAAACTTATAGCCAAAAAGACGAACATTCCGGTATATGTGGCTGAAGATCCCGTTTCCTGTGTGGCACTGGGGGCGGGCAAGGCACTGGAGTATCTGGATGCCAATAAGGGTGTAAAGATATCAATGTTTTCTATGAGGAGGTGA
- the spoIID gene encoding stage II sporulation protein D produces MKKKDFTFLVLIFFMCVIIVGIPAFAVRSCGVSGEKVSGPEKKNQVKKEGEMTVRVFINSKNRIEEMLLDDYVKGVVAAEMPANFNIEALKAQSVAARTYAVKRMIKFGGSGCCLHPGADICDDPTHCQGYITRAEMIKKWGIFAFYHFYSKLSQAVNSTKGLVILYNGKPIDPLFHSTSGGRTENSEDVWGNYIPYLRSVASPGEEESPKFISVKSVPLSEFIVKLREKWPDVVIDPKNPEKQMEILERSSGGRIKKIKIGNIVAKGSDLRELFELNSANFTWKRERDEIKFTVLGYGHGVGMSQYGANYMAKKGANFIDILKHYYTGVVVQKFYE; encoded by the coding sequence ATGAAAAAAAAGGATTTTACATTTTTGGTACTTATTTTTTTTATGTGCGTAATTATCGTAGGCATACCGGCTTTTGCGGTGAGAAGTTGCGGGGTATCCGGTGAAAAGGTTAGCGGGCCGGAGAAAAAGAATCAGGTCAAAAAGGAAGGGGAAATGACTGTAAGGGTTTTTATAAATTCAAAAAACAGGATTGAAGAAATGCTGCTTGATGACTATGTTAAAGGGGTGGTTGCCGCAGAAATGCCGGCAAATTTCAATATAGAAGCTCTGAAAGCCCAGTCGGTGGCGGCGAGGACCTATGCAGTTAAGAGGATGATAAAATTCGGAGGGAGCGGATGTTGTTTGCACCCGGGAGCCGATATATGTGATGACCCTACTCACTGTCAGGGGTACATAACAAGGGCAGAGATGATAAAAAAATGGGGGATATTTGCCTTTTACCATTTTTATTCTAAGCTTAGTCAGGCTGTAAATAGCACCAAAGGACTGGTAATTCTTTATAACGGGAAGCCCATAGACCCGCTTTTTCATTCCACCAGCGGTGGGAGAACGGAAAATTCCGAAGACGTATGGGGGAATTATATCCCCTACTTGCGCAGTGTAGCAAGCCCGGGGGAAGAAGAGTCTCCAAAGTTTATTTCCGTTAAATCCGTACCCCTTTCGGAATTCATAGTTAAACTTAGAGAAAAATGGCCGGATGTGGTGATCGACCCAAAGAATCCGGAAAAGCAGATGGAGATTTTGGAAAGGAGTTCCGGGGGCAGGATAAAAAAAATAAAAATCGGAAATATCGTGGCAAAGGGTAGTGACCTCCGGGAGCTTTTCGAGCTAAATTCCGCCAATTTTACGTGGAAAAGGGAGAGGGATGAGATAAAATTTACTGTTTTAGGTTACGGTCACGGTGTGGGTATGAGCCAGTACGGCGCCAATTACATGGCGAAAAAGGGTGCCAATTTCATAGATATTCTGAAACATTACTATACCGGTGTGGTTGTACAAAAGTTTTACGAATAA
- the fabZ gene encoding 3-hydroxyacyl-ACP dehydratase FabZ produces MMDIIQILQTLPHKYPFLLVDKILEIEPEKYAKGLKNVTFNEPFFQGHFPGNPIMPGVLIVEALAQVGAFTLLCSEKYRGKLILFAGIDKMRFKRRVLPGDTLILEVSIIKIKGNIGKGKAVAYVADEIAAEGELTFAVT; encoded by the coding sequence ATGATGGATATTATACAAATACTGCAAACCCTTCCTCATAAATATCCTTTTTTGCTGGTGGATAAAATACTGGAAATAGAACCGGAAAAATACGCCAAGGGATTAAAGAACGTTACCTTTAATGAACCCTTCTTTCAGGGGCATTTTCCCGGAAATCCCATAATGCCCGGAGTATTGATCGTAGAGGCTTTGGCTCAGGTAGGTGCTTTTACCTTGCTGTGTTCGGAAAAATACAGGGGCAAATTGATACTTTTTGCCGGGATTGACAAAATGAGGTTTAAAAGAAGGGTTTTGCCGGGAGATACTTTAATACTGGAAGTAAGCATAATTAAAATCAAAGGAAATATCGGCAAGGGGAAAGCGGTAGCCTATGTGGCGGATGAAATAGCTGCTGAAGGCGAGCTTACCTTTGCAGTAACATAA
- the spoIIID gene encoding sporulation transcriptional regulator SpoIIID — translation MKDYMRERVLAIASYIIETKATVRQAAKVFGVSKSTVHKDITERLSEINPIKALKVKEILEFNKAERHIRGGKATKKKYLNL, via the coding sequence ATGAAAGATTATATGAGGGAAAGGGTTCTTGCCATAGCATCTTATATAATCGAGACAAAGGCTACCGTAAGACAGGCTGCCAAGGTTTTTGGAGTTAGTAAAAGCACGGTACACAAGGATATAACCGAGAGGCTTTCGGAAATCAATCCGATAAAAGCTTTAAAGGTAAAGGAGATTCTTGAATTCAACAAGGCGGAAAGGCATATAAGAGGGGGCAAGGCTACTAAAAAGAAGTATTTAAACCTGTAA
- a CDS encoding thiolase domain-containing protein: protein MIIGTGHTKFGRLNESLYDLIIAAGREALEDAKIEAKQIGGIFVGNYSGGGFNNQEHLAPWAIEINPELRFKPCTRIENACASGSAAIKAAKNAIEAGEMDFALVIGVEKMTTLDTKGVTKVLAMASYWPEEGAKGMTFPGLFAQFALGYKEKYKITDEKFRESLAKVSAKNHTNGKYNPLAQMGKELSCYDILNLPDEKNPIIAEPLRLYDCSLVSDGAAAVVLSKEEFAKDLKDELVEISALIHTTDYLPLSKRYNWEFTAGKKAVMQAYEKARITVEDVDFAEVHDCFTIAEILAYEALGFAKDGEGYKLLDEGLVYPDGKWPVNVSGGLKAKGHPVGATGVSMAVLATRQLLGKAIGIQLKDCEIGVTFNIGGSAASNYVLVLKRVC from the coding sequence ATGATAATAGGAACGGGCCATACCAAATTTGGCAGACTTAACGAAAGCTTGTATGATCTTATTATAGCTGCTGGTAGAGAAGCCCTTGAAGATGCAAAAATAGAAGCAAAACAAATAGGTGGAATTTTTGTAGGCAACTATAGCGGGGGAGGTTTTAATAACCAGGAGCATTTAGCACCATGGGCGATAGAAATAAATCCGGAATTGCGATTTAAACCATGTACAAGGATAGAGAATGCATGCGCCTCGGGGTCTGCTGCAATAAAAGCGGCTAAAAACGCTATAGAAGCTGGCGAGATGGATTTTGCGCTTGTAATTGGGGTAGAAAAAATGACGACCCTTGACACAAAAGGGGTAACTAAGGTACTGGCAATGGCATCTTATTGGCCAGAAGAAGGAGCAAAAGGTATGACGTTCCCCGGTCTTTTTGCTCAATTTGCACTAGGGTATAAAGAAAAGTATAAAATAACAGATGAAAAATTTAGGGAAAGTCTGGCTAAGGTATCAGCCAAAAACCATACCAATGGTAAATATAATCCGCTGGCTCAAATGGGAAAGGAATTAAGCTGTTATGATATTTTAAATTTACCGGATGAAAAAAACCCAATTATAGCCGAACCATTAAGGCTTTACGATTGTTCTCTTGTTTCCGATGGAGCTGCGGCTGTAGTGCTATCAAAAGAAGAATTCGCTAAGGATCTAAAAGATGAATTGGTGGAAATTTCAGCTTTGATTCACACTACTGATTATCTCCCCCTGTCGAAAAGGTATAATTGGGAATTCACAGCTGGAAAAAAAGCAGTAATGCAGGCGTACGAAAAGGCTCGGATTACAGTTGAAGATGTTGATTTTGCAGAAGTTCACGACTGTTTTACGATAGCAGAAATTTTAGCATATGAGGCTCTTGGCTTTGCAAAGGATGGAGAAGGATATAAGCTTTTGGATGAAGGTTTAGTTTATCCCGATGGTAAATGGCCGGTAAACGTTTCGGGTGGGCTTAAAGCAAAAGGCCACCCGGTTGGAGCTACAGGTGTATCGATGGCCGTGCTGGCGACCAGGCAGCTTTTAGGTAAGGCAATTGGTATACAATTGAAAGATTGTGAAATAGGTGTAACTTTTAACATAGGTGGCAGTGCGGCTTCAAACTATGTTCTGGTTTTAAAACGAGTATGTTAG
- a CDS encoding sodium/proline symporter, which yields MNLTIAAMCVLYMVIVITIGFWTMNKVKTPEDFFIAGRSLGLFVMGITMFATALSGFLFVGGPGLTYKLGMGALWFTFPSSTSFAMAWYIVGKKMRLLTEATGSLTIADAVYHRYESKLVSGLIALATFIGTVAFLASQVLAMGVIIANIFNVSKITGILIGLAVITIYSTMGGILAATYTSVFQGSVMAIGSLLVFLIAIFVGGGLTNITRTIATTPMPDMGNKILPQFVGPWGLVNPVLAMSWFFILGIGIVGQPHIVSRFYMIKDVKKLKWGPIVSVIPAIFGGIFMFAVGLTVRYLVNTGKMAPLANADDAVMAFLMNFSHPIFAGIISAGVMSAIMSTCDAFINISSAALTRDIPFALGMKLDEKQQLKAGRFGVILTAVLSLLAVIGLGDKGVALLGAFGWGTYAASIAPTLALGLNWRRGTKEGAIAAIIVGLVLSLGLEILGKLKIYTLPHGIYISALCLPITVLVYVIVSYLTPAPKLNEKIEQIINA from the coding sequence ATGAATTTAACAATAGCAGCAATGTGTGTTTTATATATGGTTATAGTAATAACAATAGGCTTTTGGACTATGAACAAAGTTAAGACACCGGAAGATTTTTTTATTGCGGGTAGATCCTTGGGGCTTTTTGTAATGGGAATAACCATGTTTGCAACAGCTTTGAGCGGCTTTTTGTTTGTAGGTGGTCCGGGACTTACGTATAAATTAGGTATGGGAGCTCTCTGGTTTACATTTCCTAGTTCGACATCTTTTGCAATGGCATGGTATATAGTCGGAAAGAAAATGCGATTACTTACAGAAGCTACCGGATCTTTAACTATTGCTGATGCGGTTTATCACAGGTACGAGAGTAAGTTAGTTAGCGGCTTGATTGCTCTTGCAACTTTTATTGGTACTGTTGCATTCCTTGCATCGCAGGTACTTGCTATGGGTGTTATTATTGCCAACATATTTAATGTTTCAAAAATTACGGGAATTCTGATCGGCCTTGCTGTAATTACGATATATTCTACAATGGGTGGAATTCTCGCAGCCACATATACCAGTGTATTTCAGGGTTCGGTAATGGCGATAGGCTCGTTATTAGTTTTCTTGATTGCTATTTTTGTCGGAGGAGGTTTAACTAACATAACGAGGACTATTGCTACTACTCCTATGCCCGATATGGGGAACAAGATATTACCCCAATTTGTAGGTCCATGGGGTCTGGTAAATCCTGTTTTAGCTATGAGCTGGTTCTTTATATTAGGAATAGGAATTGTAGGCCAACCGCATATAGTATCCCGGTTTTATATGATTAAAGATGTAAAAAAACTCAAATGGGGTCCTATAGTTTCTGTCATACCTGCCATATTTGGAGGAATATTTATGTTTGCGGTAGGTCTTACCGTTAGGTATCTTGTAAACACAGGGAAAATGGCCCCATTAGCTAATGCTGATGATGCTGTTATGGCATTTTTAATGAATTTTTCTCATCCGATTTTTGCTGGAATAATAAGTGCAGGCGTTATGTCAGCTATAATGTCTACTTGTGATGCTTTTATAAATATTTCTTCTGCAGCATTGACTCGAGATATTCCCTTTGCTTTAGGCATGAAGTTGGATGAAAAGCAGCAGTTAAAAGCCGGACGTTTCGGTGTTATCCTGACCGCAGTGCTTAGCCTATTGGCTGTTATTGGTTTAGGCGATAAAGGAGTGGCACTATTGGGCGCTTTTGGATGGGGTACTTATGCTGCTTCTATTGCACCTACCTTGGCTTTGGGTCTGAATTGGAGACGCGGGACAAAGGAAGGAGCTATAGCAGCTATAATAGTTGGGCTTGTTCTTAGTCTGGGTTTGGAGATTTTAGGGAAACTTAAAATATACACGTTGCCTCACGGCATATATATTTCGGCTCTTTGCTTGCCCATAACCGTATTGGTTTATGTAATCGTTTCTTACTTAACGCCAGCGCCTAAATTAAATGAAAAAATTGAGCAAATAATAAATGCATAA
- the flgG gene encoding flagellar basal-body rod protein FlgG: protein MMRALWSAGSGMLAQQLNVDTIANNLANVNTTGFKKSRIEFKDLIYETLKRPDVYEGGMGTPAGLEVGHGVRPSASTKLFTEGNLQQTGNPFDLAIEGDGFFVVEKPDGSRLFTRDGSFKISVDGQDRVLVTSEGYRVLSSDEDYITIPEELSEISISADGIITGKDVDGNIQEISRIALAKFLNPAGLISAGNNYFEQTSASGEYVLKQDATDQGYGNILQGFLEMSNVQVVEEMVNLIIAQRAYEISTKAIQASDEMLGEANNLRR from the coding sequence ATGATGAGAGCGCTCTGGAGCGCGGGCTCGGGTATGCTTGCCCAGCAACTCAATGTAGATACGATTGCCAACAACCTGGCCAATGTGAATACCACCGGTTTTAAAAAAAGCAGGATAGAGTTCAAGGATTTGATTTACGAGACATTAAAAAGGCCCGATGTATATGAGGGAGGGATGGGGACTCCGGCAGGTCTCGAGGTGGGACACGGTGTTAGACCTTCCGCGTCTACCAAGCTTTTCACCGAAGGAAACTTACAGCAGACGGGCAATCCCTTTGACCTGGCTATTGAGGGGGACGGTTTCTTCGTGGTTGAAAAACCGGACGGTTCCAGACTTTTTACCCGGGATGGATCCTTCAAAATATCCGTGGATGGGCAGGACAGGGTTCTGGTAACTTCGGAAGGGTACAGGGTACTAAGTTCTGATGAGGATTATATAACAATACCCGAAGAGCTTTCCGAAATAAGCATTTCCGCCGATGGAATAATTACAGGCAAAGATGTGGACGGAAATATTCAGGAAATCAGCCGAATTGCTTTAGCAAAATTTTTAAACCCGGCCGGGCTAATTTCCGCAGGGAATAACTATTTTGAACAGACTTCTGCTTCGGGGGAGTACGTACTAAAACAGGATGCCACCGATCAGGGTTACGGAAATATACTTCAGGGCTTTCTGGAAATGTCCAATGTGCAGGTGGTTGAAGAGATGGTGAATTTAATTATCGCCCAGAGGGCATATGAAATAAGCACCAAAGCGATTCAGGCTTCCGATGAGATGCTGGGTGAAGCCAATAATTTGAGGAGATAA
- a CDS encoding M23 family metallopeptidase produces MAIFNRIRIGNLKNVKRFFRWPSLRVGILLILLIILFTANGILWYLYYFSNKEAKESKLEEPQKQWEISLNENPVDESKLREEYSLNTEEKKEDMQRQSLTAPDKNTASNQTASGEKKKDVELSSKKDTEGETAELKVTADLNVMSLPVTGKIVTEFSKDTLVYSKTLNQWCAHKGVDIQADLGTPVKAALAGTVVEVKTNDPALGVVVVIDHGNGVKTLYGNLMSDKLVKKGMKVKKGDIIGGVGNTAPYESEDPPHLHFEVIKNNESIDPQQFFKNI; encoded by the coding sequence TTGGCGATTTTTAACAGGATAAGAATCGGTAATCTAAAAAATGTGAAAAGGTTTTTCCGATGGCCCTCATTAAGAGTCGGTATACTGCTGATTTTACTTATTATCCTATTCACTGCAAATGGAATTTTATGGTATCTATATTATTTCAGCAATAAGGAGGCAAAGGAAAGCAAATTAGAAGAACCTCAAAAACAGTGGGAAATTAGTCTTAATGAAAATCCGGTGGACGAATCTAAGCTTAGAGAGGAATACAGCTTAAACACCGAGGAAAAAAAGGAAGATATGCAGAGGCAAAGCCTAACTGCACCGGATAAAAATACTGCAAGCAATCAAACAGCTTCAGGCGAAAAGAAAAAGGATGTAGAGCTCTCATCTAAAAAAGATACCGAAGGAGAAACGGCTGAATTAAAAGTTACGGCGGATTTAAACGTAATGTCTCTTCCGGTGACCGGAAAAATCGTAACGGAATTCAGCAAGGATACGCTGGTATATTCAAAAACACTCAATCAATGGTGTGCCCATAAAGGTGTAGATATTCAAGCGGATTTGGGTACCCCCGTCAAGGCAGCTTTAGCCGGAACCGTAGTTGAAGTGAAAACAAATGATCCGGCCCTTGGAGTGGTGGTGGTCATAGACCACGGAAATGGCGTGAAAACCCTTTACGGAAATCTTATGTCTGATAAACTTGTAAAGAAGGGGATGAAGGTTAAAAAGGGCGACATCATAGGTGGAGTGGGCAATACAGCTCCCTACGAATCGGAAGATCCGCCTCACCTCCATTTTGAAGTAATAAAAAATAATGAAAGCATTGATCCCCAGCAGTTCTTTAAAAATATTTAG